GCCGGCATCCAGGAAATGTTGAACGGCTGCCCCGGCGGCAGCCGGGTGGCGGTTTTTACTTCCGGCGGCCCCATCGCCGCCATGGTAGGCCATGTTCTGGGGCTGGCCCCGGAAACGGCCATCTCACTTTCCTGGCAGCTGGTCAACGCATCCATAACCTGTTTTAAATTCAGCCGGGGGCGCACCGGGTTGGACACCTTCAATGAGAAGGCACACCTGGCGCCGCCGGCCGGCGATGGTCTCGTGACCTACCGCTGAATTCGACAACCCTGGACCCAAGGAGCCATTTATGGATTTTGCCATCTCGGAAAAAATGCAGGTCATCCTGGAGATGATCAACGAATTCGTCGACAAGGAACTGATCCCGCTGGAACCGGAATTTCTCAACCACGAGTTCGTGGACCTTCTTCCGGTGCTGGAAGAAAAACGAAACATGGTCCGGAAGATGGAGCTGTGGGCGCCCAACCATCCCAAAGAACTGGGAGGCATGGGGCTGGATCTGGTGGAGCACGGTCTGGTCTCCGAGGTACTGGGGCGCTCTCCCATCGGTCACTACGTATTCAACTGCCAGGCCCCGGATGCCGGCAACATCGAAATCCTGCATAAATACGCGACCGAGGAACAGAAGGCCCGGTGGCTTCAGCCCCTGGTGGATGGCCGGATCCGCAGCTGCTTTTCCATGACCGAGGTGGACATGCCGGGCTCCAATCCGGTGATGATGGAAACCACGGCCAAAAAAGACGGCGACGAATACGTGATCAACGGCCAGAAATGGTATACTACTTCGGCCGACGGCGCCGCCTTTGCCATTGTCATGGCCGTTACCAATCCCGAGGCCCCGCCCTACCTGCAGGCCAGCATGATCATCGTGCCCACAGACACCCCTGGATTCAACCTGGTACGCAACATTCCGGTGATGGGGCATCGGGGGACCGACTACGCTTCCCATGGAGAAATTCTCTACCAGAACTGCCGGGTGCCCCAGACCAACCTGCTGGGGCCCGAGGGACATGGCTTCGTCATCGCCCAGGAACGCCTGGGACCGGGGCGGATACACCACTGCATGCGCTGGCTGGGCATCGCTCAGCGATCCTTCGATTTGATGTGCCGGCGGGCCAACACCCGCAAGATTTCTCCCGACGGGCGCACGCTAGGGTCCAAGCAGATCATCCAGGCCTGGATCGCCGAGTGCGCCGCTGAAATCCAGGCCGCCCGGCTGATGACCCTTCACGCGGCCTGGAAGATCGAAAAGGAAGGCGCCAAGGCGGCGCGGCACGAAATCTCCTTCATCAAATTCGTGGTGGCCAACACCATGCAGCGGGTCGTGGACCGGGCCCTGCAGGTGCACGGCGGGCTGGGCATGACCGACGATACCGTGCTGGCCCATTTCTTCCGCCACGAACGGGCGGCGCGTATCTACGACGGGGCCGACGAGGTGCATAAGGTGTCGGTGGCCCGCCATATCCTTAAATCCCATGCCGAGGGCGGGATTAAGGCGGCGTTGAATCTGCCGGGATGAAAATGAGCGGATAGCATGTAGCTGATAGCTCATAGCAATCGGCTATCGGCTATCAGCCATGAGCTACGAGCTATGAGCTATCAAGATCTCAAGAAATTCGAAAAGCGGGTAGCGGTTTCTACCGAGAACATCTGCCGCGAAATTTTCGCCAGCCGGGCCGGCACCATCCGCATCAAAAAAGAGAAGGTGGCGGTCGGGAACCTGGTGAAAATTTTCAAAGCGACCCTGAAGCTGGCCAACCGCAAGGGCTTCCATGCCATGAGCCTGCGCGATCTGTGCGCTGAAAGCGGCATGTCCCTGGGCGGGCTGTACGCCTACTTCAAGAACAAGGAGGAGCTGCTGACCCTGATCCAGGAGCAGGGCCGGGCCATCGTCGCGCGGGTGATGACCGAAGAGCTGACCGATGTAAATGATCCGGTCCTTGCCCTGGAAACCGCCGTGCGCAGCCACCTCTATTTGTCGGAAGTCCTGCAGCCGTGGTTTTTCTTCTCTTACATGGAAACCCGGTTTTTCCACGCCGAAGAGGGCAAACGCGCCATTGCCGGAGAACTGCAGACCGAAGCCATTTTCGTGGATATCCTGAATCGCGGAATCGACGGGAAAGCCTTTGCCATCGGCGACCCGCTTTTGGCCGCCGCCGCCATCAAGGCGCTGCTGCAGGACTGGTACCTGAAACGCTGGAAATATCGTCAACGCGAAATTACGGTAGAAGCCTACGCGGATTTTGTCATTGCCATGATCCACGCCTATGGCAAGAAAGGAGCCCATGAGTACGCCCACGAATAAGATGGACCAGGCCCGGGCGGTGCGCCAGGGAGAATCCCTGGACGTCGATGCCGTCGCGACCTACCTGAAAGCGACCCTGAAAGAGTTGGACGGTCCGGTAAGCATCCGCCAGTTTCACAGCGGTTATTCCAACCTGACCTACCTGATTTCCGTGGGGGCCCGGGAACTGGTGCTGCGGCGCCCTCCCTTCGGGAAAAAAGCCCGCAGTGCACACGACATGAACCGGGAATATTGCATCCTCAGCGCACTTGCCCCCGTATTTCCCTATGTTCCGTCACCGCTGGCCTACTGCGATGAGCCGGCAGTCATGGACGTTCCCTTTTACGTGATGGAGCGGCTGTCGGGCGTCATTTTGAGAAAAACCCTGCCCGAAGGCCCGCAATTTGACGCAGTTTGGGCCGATCGGCTGTGCCGGCGGTGGGTGGACGTGCTGGCCGAGCTTCACCGCCTCGACTACCAGAAGTGCGGCCTGGCGGAATTGGGCAATCCCGAAGGATACGTCAATCGGCAGGTCCAGGGATGGTCCGCGCGATATCGGGATGCCCGCACCGACGACGTGCCGGACTTCGAAGCGGTCATGGCCTGGCTGGCAGCCAATATGCCCTCGGATCATCCCAAACCGGCGCTGATTCACAACGACTACAAGTTCGACAACGTGATTCTCGATCCCATCGAACCGGACCGGATTATCGGCGTGCTGGATTGGGAAATGGCAACTGTCGGCGATCCGTTGATGGACCTGGGCGCTTCCCTGGCATATTGGATCGAATCCGGCGACAGCGAGGAATTCAAGCTGGTGGCGACCATGCCGACCGACGCCCCAGGCATGATGACCCGGCGGCAGATCGTGGCTTATTACGAAGAGAAGACCGGCACTACGGTAAAGAATTTTTCCTGGTATTACTGCTTCGGCCTGTTCCGCCTGGCGGTGATCGCCCAGCAGATCTACTACCGGTTTTACCACGGCCAGACCACCGACCCGCGCTTCGAGATGCTGGGGCTGGGGGTGGGGGTTCTGGAGAAGGCGGCATCGAGGGTTATGGGCTCCAGTGAATACTAGAGCAAAGAGAGGAGTACGCATGGTATCGTTCGATCTGAAAGACCGCATCGCCCTGGTGACCGGCGCCAGCCGGGGAATTGGCCGGGCCATCGCCGAGACGCTGGCCGAATATGGGGCCGAGACGATATTGGTGAGCCGCAGCCAGGAAGACCTGGAAACCGTCGCCGCCGGCATCCGTGAAAAGGGCGGCCGGGCCACGGCTCTGGCCTGCAACATGGGCAACCTTGATGCAATCGGTGCGCTCTACGAAAAGATCGGCGAGACGTGGGGCCGGTTGGACATTCTGGTCAACAACGCCGCCACCAACCCCTTTTTCGGCGAGCTGGCCGCCATCGATGAGAGCGCCTGGTTAAAGACCGTCGATGTGAATCTCAAGGGGCCTTTTTTCATGATTCAGAAGGCCGTCCCGTTGATGAAGGCCGCCGGAAAGGCCGCAGTGGTGAATGTCTCGTCGGTCAACGGCATCCGGCCGGCCGCGTTTCAGGGGGTGTACTCCATTACCAAAGGGGCATTGATCACCATGACCCAGGCCTTTGCCAAGGAACTGGCCGACTACAGGATCCGGGTCAATGCCCTTTTGCCCGGATTCACGGATACCCAATTCTCATCCGTTCTCATGCAGAACAAAGAGGTCTACCAAACGGTGATTGCCCAGATCCCCTTGAAACGCCATGCGGAACCGGATGAAATGGCTGGTGCGGTGCTGTACCTGGTCTCCGATGCGGCATCCTACACCACGGGGGCCTGCATTACCTGCGACGGGGGCCTGCTGGCCTGACCGGGAATTTGTACATTTTCTCTTTTAATATAGGCCATTATGGTGTAACAAACGATCCCTGTCGTGATCGTCGATGCCGGTTTGCGGCAGTTGTTGGGCGTGCCGCTGATTTTGGTTCTGCGGCCCTCATTTCAACAGAGGGATGAAAATCAGTTAAGTAACATCAGGCAAGTGCCGAAATAAAAGCAGATGCGTTGACAGATATTAGTACCGTTGCCAGCAGATTTTCGAAGCAGCTATAAAAAGATTGCCATCGCGCCCAAAGCCATTCATAGGAGGCTTCCATGACGGAAGATCAGCAGGACAGGACCCAAGTTCGCATTTACACCGACCAATTCATGATTGTCGGGGATATTGCCATGTTTGCCGATTCCCGTTTGACCGATTTTATGGGCAGCGCCCATGACTTTATCGCGGTCACGGATGTGACGGTCAATACGCTGGACGGCAAGCCATTGTTCAAAACCGCCTTTCTGAACGTTCAAAAAGAAAAAGTAACCATTATCCTGCCCGAAAGCATGGTGACATCGGATTAATGGTCCGCATTTGAGCGAACGTCCGGCGCGTTCGACCGTTCATCAAATATGCTGAATCCTGATTTTCAGCATCATGTCCCCCCGGGTGCCGTCGCTTTTAGGGCGGCCGATCCCTTTTAAACGCAGTACCTGCCCGTCTTCAATTCCCTGCGGCACAATGACGTTGAACAGACGATTCTGGAGACCCCAGGGGACGGTGATCAGTTTGCGGGCGCCGACCATAGCTTCATACTGGGTGATGGTGAGGGTGCCGTATAAATTGGCATCCTCACTGCCGCGGTTGGTCTTGACCACCTGGAAACGGTGGGAGTGTTTTTTCTCGGGACCGATGCGCCGGCTGATGCCGGCATGGGGGATGCGGTCGAACAGCTTGAGAAAAAGGATGCCGCAAACGAAGCCTCCGATGTGCGCCCACCAGGCGATCCCGGCTGCCTGCCCGGCGCTTCCCGCCGCGTTGAACAACTGCAGGACGAACCAGATCCCCAGGAAGAAGAAGGCCGGAATTTCGACGAACCAGGGGATGAAGATGATGGGGATCAGGGTAAGGATGCGCGAGTGCGGATAGAGAATGAAATAGGCCCCCATGACGCCGGCAATGGCCCCGCTGGCGCCGATGGTGGGAATGTTGGAGTGGGCGTTGAACAGCAGGTGGATCAGACCGGAGGCCAGGCCGCTCAACAGATAAAAAATGATGTAGCGGGCCGAACCCAGGCGGTCTTCCACATTGTCGCCGAAGATGTAAAGCGACCACATATTCCCGATCAGATGGAGGAATCCACCGTGAAGGAACATGAAGGTGAACAGGGAAAGGATGTTCTGGCCCAGCGAGAAATAGGCCGACACCTGGGGCACGGTGAACTTGGCCGGCACCAGGCCGTAAATGTAGACGAAATGGTCCTGGGTCGTCCCATGGGCCAACTGGACCAGAAAAAACACCACGTTGATGCCGATGAGGGTGTTGTTGACGATCGGCACGGATTTGGACGGGGTGGTGTCGCGAATCGGAATCATGAACTGTTAATTCTCATGCTCAGGTCTACGGCTACGGCGGAGTGGGTGAGGGCGCCCATGGAGATCAGATCCACGCCGGTGCGGGCCAGATCCGCAAGACGCCCGCCGGTGACGTTGCCGGAAACTTCCACCAGGGCTTTTTTATCGATCAACCTTACGGACTGAACGATCTGCTCGAGATCCATGTTGTCCAGCATGATGATGTCCGCTCCGGCAGCCAGGGCCGCTTCGACCTCTTTAAGGCTGGAAACCTCGACCTCCACCTTGACCAGGTGAGAAATCTCCCGCCGGACCTTCTCGACCGCATTGGCGATGCCGCCGCAGACGGCGATGTGGTTGTCCTTGATCAGCACACCGTCATACAATCCCATGCGGTGGTTGTGGGCGCCGCCCATACGCACGGAATATTTTTCCAGCTCCCGCCAGCCAGGTGTGGTCTTGCGGGTATCCACCAGCTTGACGTTGGTTCCGGCGACCTTGGCCACCAAATCGTTGGCCTGGGTGGCGATGCCGGACATGCGCTGCAAAAAGTTCAGGGCGGTGCGCTCGCCTTTCAGCAGGGCTTTCAGGGAGCCCGTTGTGGTGGCTACGGTGCTTCCCGAACGGACCTTCTGGCCGTCGGTGAAATTTGCCGTGAATTCGATTCCAGGATCCAGGGTTTTAAAGACGGTTTCGGCCACCGCCAGACCGGCGATGACAAGGTCCTGTTTGGCCACAATGATGCCTTTGCCCGACATCCCTGCTTCCACGAGGTTGTCCGTGGTGATATCGCCGGGCCCGATGTCTTCCCTGAGGGCCAGTTGGATCAGATCTTCGATGGTGTGCATGAGATTAACCCATCATTGCTTTAATACGTTCCAATGTGGCTTCCAGTGCCTGCTGTTTTTCAAGCTTGGCGGCATGTTTTTCACGGACGCCGGCCACGACGTCGGCGGGGGCTTTATCAAGAAAATCCTCGTTGCTCAGCTTTTTGTTCATCCCGGCCAGTTCCTTGGTCAGTTTGCCGATTTCTTTTTCCAACCGCACCTGCTCCTGAGCAAAATCGATAATGCCCTCCAGCAGCACATACACCGTGGCGCCGCCCACCAGCACCGTGGCCGCCGCCTTGGGACCCTTCATGGCTGCATCTACCGTCAGTCCGTCGAGACGGGCCAGATTTTCGATCAGGTCCCGGTTGCTTTCCACCACCAGGCCGATTTCCGGATTTTCCGGTTTCACCGCCACGGTGAGCGCCGTGGAAGGGGAGATGTTCATTTCGCCGCGCACGTTTCGGATGCCGGTGATCATCGCCATGACGGTCTGCATTTGTGCTTCCGCCTCCGGATCACTGCCCGGCATGATTCCGTCGGGCCAGGCTGCTTTCATGATGGAGCCCTCGGTACCGGGCAGGGCGTGCCAGATTTCCTCGGTGAC
This window of the uncultured Desulfosarcina sp. genome carries:
- a CDS encoding acyl-CoA dehydrogenase family protein, which encodes MDFAISEKMQVILEMINEFVDKELIPLEPEFLNHEFVDLLPVLEEKRNMVRKMELWAPNHPKELGGMGLDLVEHGLVSEVLGRSPIGHYVFNCQAPDAGNIEILHKYATEEQKARWLQPLVDGRIRSCFSMTEVDMPGSNPVMMETTAKKDGDEYVINGQKWYTTSADGAAFAIVMAVTNPEAPPYLQASMIIVPTDTPGFNLVRNIPVMGHRGTDYASHGEILYQNCRVPQTNLLGPEGHGFVIAQERLGPGRIHHCMRWLGIAQRSFDLMCRRANTRKISPDGRTLGSKQIIQAWIAECAAEIQAARLMTLHAAWKIEKEGAKAARHEISFIKFVVANTMQRVVDRALQVHGGLGMTDDTVLAHFFRHERAARIYDGADEVHKVSVARHILKSHAEGGIKAALNLPG
- a CDS encoding helix-turn-helix domain-containing protein, with translation MSYQDLKKFEKRVAVSTENICREIFASRAGTIRIKKEKVAVGNLVKIFKATLKLANRKGFHAMSLRDLCAESGMSLGGLYAYFKNKEELLTLIQEQGRAIVARVMTEELTDVNDPVLALETAVRSHLYLSEVLQPWFFFSYMETRFFHAEEGKRAIAGELQTEAIFVDILNRGIDGKAFAIGDPLLAAAAIKALLQDWYLKRWKYRQREITVEAYADFVIAMIHAYGKKGAHEYAHE
- a CDS encoding phosphotransferase family protein, with product MSTPTNKMDQARAVRQGESLDVDAVATYLKATLKELDGPVSIRQFHSGYSNLTYLISVGARELVLRRPPFGKKARSAHDMNREYCILSALAPVFPYVPSPLAYCDEPAVMDVPFYVMERLSGVILRKTLPEGPQFDAVWADRLCRRWVDVLAELHRLDYQKCGLAELGNPEGYVNRQVQGWSARYRDARTDDVPDFEAVMAWLAANMPSDHPKPALIHNDYKFDNVILDPIEPDRIIGVLDWEMATVGDPLMDLGASLAYWIESGDSEEFKLVATMPTDAPGMMTRRQIVAYYEEKTGTTVKNFSWYYCFGLFRLAVIAQQIYYRFYHGQTTDPRFEMLGLGVGVLEKAASRVMGSSEY
- a CDS encoding SDR family oxidoreductase, producing MVSFDLKDRIALVTGASRGIGRAIAETLAEYGAETILVSRSQEDLETVAAGIREKGGRATALACNMGNLDAIGALYEKIGETWGRLDILVNNAATNPFFGELAAIDESAWLKTVDVNLKGPFFMIQKAVPLMKAAGKAAVVNVSSVNGIRPAAFQGVYSITKGALITMTQAFAKELADYRIRVNALLPGFTDTQFSSVLMQNKEVYQTVIAQIPLKRHAEPDEMAGAVLYLVSDAASYTTGACITCDGGLLA
- a CDS encoding rhomboid family intramembrane serine protease, whose protein sequence is MIPIRDTTPSKSVPIVNNTLIGINVVFFLVQLAHGTTQDHFVYIYGLVPAKFTVPQVSAYFSLGQNILSLFTFMFLHGGFLHLIGNMWSLYIFGDNVEDRLGSARYIIFYLLSGLASGLIHLLFNAHSNIPTIGASGAIAGVMGAYFILYPHSRILTLIPIIFIPWFVEIPAFFFLGIWFVLQLFNAAGSAGQAAGIAWWAHIGGFVCGILFLKLFDRIPHAGISRRIGPEKKHSHRFQVVKTNRGSEDANLYGTLTITQYEAMVGARKLITVPWGLQNRLFNVIVPQGIEDGQVLRLKGIGRPKSDGTRGDMMLKIRIQHI
- the nadC gene encoding carboxylating nicotinate-nucleotide diphosphorylase, translating into MHTIEDLIQLALREDIGPGDITTDNLVEAGMSGKGIIVAKQDLVIAGLAVAETVFKTLDPGIEFTANFTDGQKVRSGSTVATTTGSLKALLKGERTALNFLQRMSGIATQANDLVAKVAGTNVKLVDTRKTTPGWRELEKYSVRMGGAHNHRMGLYDGVLIKDNHIAVCGGIANAVEKVRREISHLVKVEVEVSSLKEVEAALAAGADIIMLDNMDLEQIVQSVRLIDKKALVEVSGNVTGGRLADLARTGVDLISMGALTHSAVAVDLSMRINSS